In the Flagellimonas sp. HMM57 genome, one interval contains:
- a CDS encoding ZIP family metal transporter, giving the protein MDFSYITIFIVPVLAVLASFIFVRIIRPKNKKSIKLLLAFSGAFLLALTFFELLPSVYKGHHPKTIALFILSGILLQIFLEFFSKGAEHGHVHLDLKENKFPLLLFLSLSVHALIEGVPVHENNSILYGIIIHKIPVAIILSIFLLRSNLKKSLVFLFIGVFSLMTPIGSYLAQAPWMESYGYIFTSLAIGVFLHISTVILFESSQGHSFNLRKVLVIVLGVGIAYLV; this is encoded by the coding sequence ATGGATTTTTCCTATATCACCATATTTATTGTTCCCGTATTGGCTGTTTTGGCCAGCTTTATTTTTGTGCGTATAATCAGACCGAAGAACAAAAAAAGTATAAAGCTCTTATTGGCTTTTAGTGGGGCATTCTTATTGGCGCTTACTTTTTTTGAGTTACTGCCAAGTGTGTACAAGGGACATCATCCAAAAACCATTGCTTTATTTATTTTATCAGGAATATTACTTCAGATATTTTTAGAGTTTTTTTCCAAGGGAGCTGAACATGGCCATGTACATTTGGATTTAAAGGAAAACAAATTTCCTCTATTATTGTTTCTGAGCTTATCTGTACATGCATTGATAGAAGGAGTTCCTGTTCATGAGAACAATTCTATATTGTACGGAATCATTATACATAAAATTCCTGTAGCCATAATTCTAAGTATTTTTTTACTTCGTTCAAATCTCAAAAAGAGTTTGGTATTTCTGTTCATAGGTGTATTTTCTTTGATGACACCAATTGGAAGCTATCTTGCTCAAGCACCGTGGATGGAATCCTATGGCTATATTTTTACAAGCTTGGCCATAGGGGTATTTCTTCATATTTCTACGGTCATTCTTTTTGAAAGTTCACAAGGGCATTCTTTTAATTTAAGGAAGGTTTTGGTAATTGTTTTGGGGGTGGGAATTGCTTATTTGGTCTAG
- a CDS encoding hemolysin III family protein: protein MALNPKSVVIEEKWNCYSHALGVILTLIGFVFFLQKDLTELPYLFGSIIVYSISLILLFTASTMYHGVLNPKLKKKLRILDHISIYYLIAGTYTPACLTILSDSKGWLLFYLVWGIALFGTVLKLFFTGRFEVFSLVLYGIMGWLIVIDLPFLLEHVTRLQLTYLALGGTFYTIGIIFYTIKKIPYNHLIWHFFVLGGAISHWFMIYGIV, encoded by the coding sequence TTGGCTCTGAATCCCAAATCTGTTGTAATTGAGGAAAAGTGGAATTGTTATTCCCATGCTTTAGGCGTTATTCTTACGCTGATTGGATTTGTTTTTTTTCTTCAGAAAGATTTAACCGAATTGCCATACCTGTTTGGTAGTATAATTGTCTATAGTATTTCACTTATACTATTGTTTACTGCATCTACGATGTATCATGGTGTACTAAATCCAAAATTGAAAAAGAAACTAAGGATTCTAGACCATATCAGTATTTACTATTTGATTGCAGGAACTTATACTCCTGCCTGTTTAACAATACTTTCCGATTCCAAGGGATGGTTGCTTTTTTATCTTGTATGGGGAATAGCACTTTTTGGTACAGTTTTAAAACTTTTTTTTACGGGAAGATTTGAAGTCTTTTCCTTAGTCCTTTACGGAATTATGGGATGGCTGATCGTCATAGACCTGCCGTTCCTATTAGAGCATGTAACAAGATTACAATTGACGTATTTAGCCCTTGGTGGCACTTTTTATACTATTGGTATTATTTTCTATACGATTAAAAAAATACCCTATAATCATCTTATTTGGCACTTTTTTGTATTGGGAGGGGCTATTAGTCATTGGTTTATGATTTATGGAATAGTTTGA
- a CDS encoding amidohydrolase family protein, whose protein sequence is MLKLQLTFCIFLITIFTFSQENQLKALVGGTLIDGFGSDPIKNSVVLIEGDRIKKVGTVETLPIPEDAQIISTEGMSVLPGLWDMHVHTMINGHADYAYWDKTYPPLFKDVIMPASAHQLLMAGVTSARDLGGPLEESIAVRDAINNGEIPGATLYVSGPFIQHKPYPGTEDFRWGVRGAEDGRKKIRKLARAGVDVIKLIDQDKMTMEEVEAVVDEAHKNNLKVVAHSHRPEEIRRGLKAGADCFEHTGLSSSPRYPDDIMEMIKERTADMSQGPLFWCPTVEGLYNYEYVRDNGEHLDNDSWHRGLPDSVIADIKESIKHPDRLPYFQLTPSRKPTLKTKIHQLLEAGVVLMIGTDSGIPMKFHSQSTWNELDVWVNEFGIDPMYAIRGATYWPALWMGVADEVGTVTPGKYADIIAVKGDVLRHISLLQDVDMVIKHGKQYK, encoded by the coding sequence ATGCTCAAACTTCAATTAACTTTCTGTATTTTTCTTATTACTATTTTTACTTTTTCACAAGAGAATCAACTCAAAGCTTTGGTTGGTGGGACTCTAATAGATGGTTTTGGTTCTGATCCAATCAAAAATAGTGTGGTTTTGATAGAGGGTGACCGTATTAAAAAGGTAGGGACTGTTGAAACACTACCTATTCCTGAAGATGCGCAAATTATTTCAACTGAAGGAATGAGTGTACTCCCAGGACTTTGGGATATGCATGTACATACCATGATTAATGGCCATGCCGATTATGCATATTGGGACAAAACATATCCGCCTTTATTCAAGGATGTAATTATGCCTGCTTCCGCTCATCAACTTTTGATGGCAGGTGTTACCAGCGCTCGAGATTTGGGAGGGCCTTTAGAGGAAAGTATAGCAGTAAGAGACGCAATAAATAATGGTGAAATACCAGGAGCGACTCTATATGTGTCTGGACCTTTTATTCAACACAAACCCTATCCGGGAACGGAAGATTTTCGTTGGGGTGTAAGGGGAGCTGAAGATGGAAGAAAAAAAATCAGAAAACTTGCTAGAGCAGGAGTAGATGTAATTAAGCTTATTGATCAAGATAAAATGACGATGGAAGAGGTTGAAGCAGTAGTAGATGAGGCACATAAGAACAATCTAAAAGTAGTTGCTCATAGTCATAGACCCGAAGAAATTAGAAGAGGATTAAAAGCTGGAGCAGATTGTTTTGAGCATACAGGTTTATCTTCTTCGCCAAGGTATCCTGATGATATCATGGAAATGATAAAGGAACGTACGGCAGATATGAGTCAAGGACCTTTATTTTGGTGTCCCACTGTAGAAGGTTTGTACAATTACGAATATGTAAGGGACAATGGAGAGCATTTGGATAACGATTCATGGCATAGGGGATTACCCGATTCTGTTATAGCTGATATCAAAGAGAGTATCAAGCATCCTGATAGACTGCCTTATTTTCAATTGACACCTTCAAGAAAACCTACTTTAAAAACTAAAATACATCAACTACTTGAAGCTGGAGTGGTATTAATGATTGGTACGGATAGTGGTATTCCTATGAAATTTCATAGTCAATCAACCTGGAACGAATTGGATGTATGGGTGAATGAATTTGGTATTGATCCTATGTACGCTATTAGAGGTGCAACCTATTGGCCCGCACTTTGGATGGGAGTTGCGGATGAAGTGGGTACGGTTACTCCAGGTAAATATGCTGATATCATTGCAGTAAAAGGAGATGTGCTCCGACATATTAGTTTATTGCAGGATGTTGATATGGTAATCAAGCACGGAAAACAATATAAATAG
- the thrS gene encoding threonine--tRNA ligase, whose amino-acid sequence MIEITLPDGAVKKFSEGTTSMEVAKDISEGLARNVISAKFNDTIVETTTPLTQDGNLTLYTWNNEEGKKAFWHSTSHVLAQALEELYPGIKLTIGPAIENGFYYDVDFGEQSISEKDFPAIEKKALEIARGKHDYKMRSVSKAEALDFYKEQNNQYKVELIENLEDGTITFCDHSSFTDLCRGGHIPNTGIIKAIKILSVAGAYWRGDENNKQLTRVYGISFPKQKELTQYLELLEEAKKRDHRKLGKELGLFTFSKKVGQGLPLWLPNGAALRERLEQFLKKAQKKAGYEMVVTPHIGQKELYVTSGHYAKYGEDSFQPIHTPKEDEEFLLKPMNCPHHCEIYNSSPFSYKDLPKRYAEFGTVYRYEQSGELHGLTRVRGFTQDDAHIFCTPDQLNDEFKKVIDLSLYVLGSLGFENFTAQVSVRDLGKPEKYIGEPDNWERAEQAIINAADEKGLTYVVESGEAAFYGPKLDFMVKDALGRNWQLGTIQVDYNLPERFDLTYKGSDNELHRPVMIHRAPFGSLERFVALLLEHTGGNFPLWLIPTQAILLPVSEKHEKYAEKVLSSLENHEIRALVDSRNETVGKKIREAELKKIPFMLIVGEQEEASNTIAVRRHGGEDIGSLNVSAFSDLVTTEINSTLKSF is encoded by the coding sequence ATGATTGAAATTACCTTGCCAGATGGGGCAGTAAAGAAATTTTCTGAAGGCACTACTTCAATGGAAGTTGCAAAAGATATTAGCGAAGGATTGGCCAGAAACGTTATTTCTGCAAAGTTCAATGATACTATTGTTGAAACGACAACTCCTCTTACCCAAGACGGAAACCTTACTTTGTATACTTGGAACAATGAGGAAGGAAAAAAGGCTTTTTGGCATTCTACTTCACATGTTCTTGCTCAAGCGCTTGAAGAATTATATCCAGGTATAAAATTAACAATAGGACCAGCTATTGAAAATGGATTCTATTATGATGTAGATTTTGGAGAGCAATCAATTTCTGAAAAGGATTTTCCTGCCATAGAAAAAAAAGCTTTAGAAATAGCGAGAGGCAAACACGATTATAAAATGCGAAGTGTTTCTAAAGCAGAGGCATTGGATTTTTATAAAGAGCAAAATAATCAATACAAGGTAGAGTTGATTGAAAATCTGGAGGATGGCACCATAACTTTTTGCGACCACAGTTCTTTTACGGATTTATGTCGCGGTGGTCATATTCCCAACACGGGTATCATAAAAGCTATCAAAATACTAAGTGTCGCTGGTGCATATTGGAGAGGTGATGAAAACAACAAACAGCTTACCAGAGTTTATGGTATTTCTTTTCCAAAGCAAAAGGAACTTACACAATACCTTGAACTTTTAGAAGAGGCGAAAAAGAGAGATCATAGAAAATTAGGAAAGGAGTTAGGACTCTTCACTTTTTCCAAAAAGGTTGGTCAGGGATTACCTTTGTGGTTACCAAATGGTGCTGCTCTAAGGGAGCGACTTGAACAATTTCTGAAAAAAGCCCAAAAGAAAGCAGGCTATGAAATGGTAGTAACTCCTCATATTGGACAAAAAGAACTTTATGTAACATCTGGACACTATGCCAAATATGGGGAAGATAGTTTTCAACCTATACATACTCCAAAAGAGGATGAGGAATTTCTCTTGAAACCAATGAACTGTCCACATCATTGCGAAATATATAATAGTAGCCCTTTCAGTTACAAGGATCTTCCAAAACGATATGCAGAGTTTGGTACCGTGTATCGATATGAGCAGAGCGGCGAATTACATGGTCTTACAAGGGTGAGAGGTTTTACTCAAGATGATGCACATATATTCTGCACTCCAGACCAACTAAATGATGAGTTCAAAAAAGTAATAGATCTTTCTTTATATGTATTGGGCTCTCTTGGGTTTGAAAATTTTACGGCCCAAGTTTCAGTTCGTGACCTAGGCAAGCCAGAAAAATATATCGGAGAACCTGATAATTGGGAAAGGGCAGAGCAAGCAATTATTAATGCAGCGGATGAAAAAGGACTAACTTATGTAGTCGAAAGTGGAGAAGCTGCCTTTTATGGTCCAAAGCTAGATTTTATGGTCAAAGATGCCCTAGGCAGAAATTGGCAGCTTGGCACCATTCAAGTAGATTACAATTTACCGGAACGTTTCGATCTCACCTATAAGGGTAGTGATAATGAACTGCACAGACCCGTCATGATTCACCGTGCACCTTTTGGAAGTTTGGAGCGTTTTGTCGCATTATTACTGGAACACACGGGGGGTAATTTCCCATTATGGCTTATTCCTACTCAAGCTATATTATTGCCAGTCAGTGAGAAACATGAAAAATATGCAGAAAAAGTTTTAAGTTCTTTAGAAAATCACGAAATTCGCGCGCTCGTTGATAGTAGAAATGAGACGGTAGGGAAGAAAATCCGTGAGGCTGAGCTAAAGAAAATACCATTTATGCTTATCGTTGGTGAGCAAGAAGAAGCATCCAATACGATAGCGGTAAGAAGGCATGGAGGAGAGGATATTGGAAGTTTGAATGTAAGTGCATTTTCCGACTTGGTAACTACTGAAATAAATAGTACCTTAAAGTCGTTTTAA
- the infC gene encoding translation initiation factor IF-3: MRRRFRPQPRRENKNPHNINANITAPEVRLVGDNVEVGVYPISKAMAKANELELDLVEISPKANPPVCKIIDYKKFLYEQKKRDKAMKAKATKVIVKEIRFGPQTDDHDYEFKKRHAEKFLKDGAKLKAYVFFKGRSIVYKDQGEILLLKLAQELEELGKVEQMPKLEGKRMTMFIAPKTKK, from the coding sequence ATACGAAGAAGATTTAGGCCCCAACCTAGGAGGGAAAATAAAAACCCTCATAATATTAATGCAAACATTACAGCTCCAGAAGTTAGACTTGTTGGAGATAATGTAGAAGTTGGAGTGTATCCAATTTCTAAAGCGATGGCCAAGGCCAATGAGCTGGAATTAGATTTAGTGGAAATTTCGCCCAAAGCAAATCCACCGGTCTGTAAAATAATAGATTACAAGAAGTTTCTTTATGAGCAAAAGAAACGGGACAAGGCAATGAAAGCCAAGGCCACTAAGGTAATCGTTAAAGAAATACGATTTGGTCCACAGACGGATGACCATGATTATGAATTTAAAAAGCGACATGCCGAAAAATTCTTGAAAGATGGTGCAAAACTAAAAGCATATGTCTTTTTTAAAGGTCGTTCCATCGTCTATAAAGATCAAGGCGAAATATTATTATTGAAATTGGCACAAGAGCTGGAGGAACTGGGAAAAGTGGAACAGATGCCAAAACTGGAAGGTAAACGCATGACGATGTTTATCGCTCCAAAAACGAAGAAGTAA
- the rpmI gene encoding 50S ribosomal protein L35 — translation MPKMKTKSSAKKRFKLTGTGKIKRKHAFKSHILTKKSKKRKLKLTHSTLVHESDVNSIKEQLRLK, via the coding sequence ATGCCTAAGATGAAAACAAAATCCAGTGCCAAAAAGCGTTTTAAGCTTACCGGTACGGGTAAAATCAAAAGAAAGCACGCTTTTAAGAGTCATATTTTGACCAAAAAGTCTAAAAAGCGCAAGCTTAAGTTGACACATTCTACTTTAGTACATGAATCAGATGTCAACAGTATTAAAGAACAATTACGTTTAAAATAA
- the rplT gene encoding 50S ribosomal protein L20, with protein MPRSVNSVASRARRKKVMKQAKGYFGRRKNVWTVAKNAVEKAMLYAYRDRRNKKRNFRALWITRINAGARMHGMSYSQFMGKVKSNGIELNRKVLADLAMNHPDAFKAIVENVK; from the coding sequence ATGCCAAGATCAGTAAATTCAGTTGCTTCTAGAGCTCGTAGAAAGAAAGTGATGAAGCAAGCCAAAGGTTACTTTGGAAGACGTAAAAACGTTTGGACAGTAGCCAAAAATGCGGTAGAAAAAGCTATGCTTTATGCCTATCGCGATAGAAGAAACAAAAAACGTAATTTCCGTGCACTATGGATAACCCGTATCAATGCAGGTGCAAGAATGCATGGAATGTCCTACTCTCAATTTATGGGAAAGGTAAAGTCCAATGGTATAGAACTCAATAGAAAAGTTCTTGCAGATTTAGCCATGAACCATCCCGATGCTTTTAAAGCAATAGTAGAAAACGTAAAATAG
- a CDS encoding secondary thiamine-phosphate synthase enzyme YjbQ — translation MKCYQSEIRLKPYPRGFHLITDSIIGAFPEIEKITSGILNVFIKHTSAGLTINENADPTVRVDFESHFNKMVPEDAPYYIHTYEGPDDMPAHIKASLLGNAVQIPITNGRLNLGVWQGIYLCEHRDSANGRKLVLTAFGN, via the coding sequence ATGAAATGTTACCAATCAGAAATAAGACTTAAACCTTACCCAAGGGGCTTTCATTTAATCACAGATAGTATTATTGGTGCTTTTCCTGAAATAGAAAAGATAACATCGGGAATATTGAATGTTTTTATAAAACATACATCAGCAGGATTAACAATCAATGAAAACGCCGACCCTACGGTAAGGGTCGACTTTGAGAGCCACTTTAATAAAATGGTGCCCGAGGATGCACCTTATTATATACACACCTATGAAGGTCCTGATGATATGCCTGCGCACATCAAAGCCTCTTTATTGGGAAATGCTGTTCAGATTCCCATTACTAATGGAAGATTGAACTTAGGGGTTTGGCAGGGAATTTACTTGTGTGAGCATAGGGATAGTGCAAATGGAAGAAAATTGGTGTTGACAGCTTTTGGAAATTAA
- a CDS encoding HAD family hydrolase, protein MDLSNIKMVVSDMDGTLLNSDHEVSDRFFEIHEKLKKRDIKFVAASGRQYHSIIEKLSPIKDDIIVIAENGALVKQQEEELLVTPLVKTHRQSLLTKVNEIEGAHAMLCGKYMSYFDGKSVSFLDQLKEYYSSFEIHDNYSTVTDEILKIAVYHPISAETFIYPEMMSLEHEIKVKVSGLNWVDLNHVDANKGYALQHVLDTYGLATDEVLVFGDYNNDLEMLQVADYSFAMANAHPNVKKVASFETTSNNEFGVERILEKLL, encoded by the coding sequence ATGGACTTATCAAACATAAAAATGGTGGTTTCCGATATGGACGGCACCTTATTAAATTCTGACCACGAAGTAAGCGACCGCTTTTTTGAAATTCACGAAAAACTTAAAAAAAGAGACATAAAATTTGTGGCTGCCAGTGGCCGTCAATATCATAGTATCATTGAGAAGCTTTCACCAATAAAAGATGATATAATTGTTATTGCGGAAAATGGTGCCTTGGTCAAGCAACAAGAAGAAGAACTTCTTGTGACCCCACTTGTGAAAACCCATAGACAAAGCTTATTGACTAAAGTAAATGAAATAGAAGGGGCACATGCGATGTTATGTGGTAAGTATATGTCTTATTTTGATGGAAAATCAGTGTCATTTTTAGACCAGCTGAAGGAATACTACTCCAGCTTTGAGATTCATGATAATTATAGTACAGTAACCGATGAGATATTAAAGATTGCCGTATACCATCCCATAAGCGCAGAAACGTTTATTTATCCAGAAATGATGTCTCTAGAGCACGAGATCAAAGTCAAAGTTTCAGGTTTAAACTGGGTAGACCTCAATCATGTAGATGCCAATAAGGGCTATGCGCTCCAACATGTTTTGGATACTTATGGACTAGCTACAGATGAAGTCTTGGTCTTTGGTGATTATAACAATGATTTAGAAATGCTTCAAGTAGCCGACTATAGTTTTGCAATGGCCAATGCACATCCTAACGTCAAAAAAGTGGCTTCTTTCGAGACTACGAGCAATAATGAATTTGGCGTAGAGCGGATTTTAGAAAAGCTTTTATGA
- a CDS encoding cupin domain-containing protein produces the protein MKNIEFLVEKFNLEPHPEGGYFKETYRSVGAIEKNALPTNYKGNRNYSTCIYFLLTSETFSAFHKIKQDEIWHFYAGSPLKLCMISNEGDYLEQVIGADFESGQLPQFVVPGGYWFGAKTLESDSYSFMGCTVSPGFDFEDFILPSQAELLEKFPQYETIIKELTRT, from the coding sequence ATGAAGAATATTGAATTTCTAGTTGAAAAATTCAATTTGGAGCCGCATCCAGAAGGAGGGTACTTCAAAGAAACTTATCGGAGTGTTGGCGCAATTGAAAAGAATGCATTGCCAACCAATTATAAGGGGAATCGAAATTATTCTACGTGTATTTACTTTTTGCTCACCTCAGAGACCTTTTCAGCTTTTCATAAAATAAAGCAAGATGAAATCTGGCATTTTTATGCTGGCTCTCCCCTGAAACTGTGCATGATTTCCAATGAAGGAGATTATTTGGAACAAGTAATAGGAGCTGATTTTGAATCAGGGCAACTTCCACAATTTGTTGTCCCCGGTGGATATTGGTTTGGGGCTAAAACTTTAGAATCAGACAGTTACTCTTTTATGGGCTGTACGGTATCACCAGGATTCGATTTTGAAGATTTTATCCTTCCCAGCCAAGCCGAGCTATTAGAAAAGTTCCCACAGTACGAAACTATTATAAAGGAACTCACACGCACTTAA
- a CDS encoding asparagine synthetase B has translation MVCFFFFFIKASASVILIPMDADGQENHLKAYGITYWVLTKQQKVQWLLNYRGGSFLFPDGEAIRKECQIRGVSFEVLSDGQAEKILDEISSPSQNQEAVILEKAPKIAVYSPKGNQPWDDAVTMVLTYAEIPYVSIYDEEVLGNKLVLYDWLHLHHEDFTGQYGKFYGAYRAAPWYIKNKMEAEALAQKLGFSKVSEAKRAVALKIRNYVVGGGFMFAMCSATDSFDIALAAENVDICEPMFDGDASDANYQSKLDYGNTFAFTNFILERDPSRYEFSSIDMTNKRRNVPKESDYFSLMEFSAKWDPVPTMLTQNHTALVKGFMGQTTSFTRAEVKPTVMVLGENKINGEARYIHGIKGKGFFTFYGGHDPEDYQHRVGDPKTELELHPTSPGYRLILNNVLFPAARKKKQKT, from the coding sequence ATGGTATGTTTCTTTTTCTTTTTTATAAAAGCATCGGCATCGGTCATTCTCATTCCTATGGATGCAGATGGTCAAGAAAATCACTTAAAAGCATACGGTATTACCTATTGGGTGCTTACCAAACAGCAAAAGGTACAGTGGTTGTTAAATTACCGGGGAGGTTCTTTTTTGTTTCCAGATGGAGAAGCTATACGCAAGGAATGTCAAATTCGTGGCGTTTCCTTTGAAGTATTATCTGATGGGCAAGCAGAAAAGATCCTGGATGAAATCAGTAGCCCTTCACAAAATCAAGAGGCGGTTATCTTGGAAAAAGCGCCTAAGATAGCGGTATATTCTCCAAAGGGAAACCAACCTTGGGATGATGCGGTTACCATGGTGTTGACGTACGCTGAGATTCCCTATGTGAGCATATACGATGAAGAAGTGCTGGGTAATAAGTTGGTATTGTACGATTGGTTGCATTTACACCATGAAGATTTTACAGGTCAGTATGGAAAGTTTTATGGGGCCTACAGAGCAGCACCTTGGTATATAAAGAACAAAATGGAAGCAGAGGCATTGGCCCAAAAACTTGGATTTTCAAAGGTATCCGAGGCAAAACGTGCCGTAGCCCTAAAAATAAGAAACTATGTAGTAGGCGGTGGCTTTATGTTCGCCATGTGCTCTGCAACGGATAGTTTTGATATTGCTTTAGCAGCAGAAAACGTGGATATCTGCGAGCCTATGTTCGATGGCGATGCTTCGGATGCGAATTATCAATCAAAATTGGACTATGGCAATACGTTTGCTTTCACCAATTTTATACTGGAACGTGACCCATCTCGTTATGAATTTTCCTCCATAGATATGACGAACAAACGTAGAAACGTTCCCAAAGAATCCGACTACTTTTCCTTGATGGAGTTTTCGGCCAAATGGGACCCTGTGCCTACCATGCTTACTCAGAATCATACAGCTTTGGTAAAAGGATTTATGGGACAGACCACATCGTTCACCCGTGCAGAAGTAAAACCTACGGTAATGGTTTTGGGCGAGAATAAGATAAATGGTGAAGCCCGCTACATTCATGGAATAAAAGGGAAGGGCTTCTTTACGTTTTACGGAGGGCATGACCCAGAAGATTATCAGCATAGAGTAGGGGACCCAAAAACCGAGTTGGAACTACACCCAACCTCACCTGGTTATCGTCTTATTTTAAATAATGTGCTCTTTCCAGCAGCACGTAAAAAGAAGCAGAAGACTTGA
- the dnaB gene encoding replicative DNA helicase: protein MDKPNPVIGHKVDKSTLINLERGKIPPQAVDLEEVVLGAMMIDKKGVDEVIDILHPDVFYKEAHRFIYEAIFKLFESSEPVDLLTVSSQLKKDSRLEAAGGDFYLIKLTQKVASSAHIEFHARIILQKYIQRSLIKISNEIIEDSYSDATDVFDLLDTAEAKLYEVTQGNLKRSAETAQNLVIQAKKKIEEISNKEGMSGIPSGFDKLDKLTSGWQPSDLVIVAARPGMGKTALTLSMARNIAVNSEIPVAFFSLEMSSVQLITRLISSETGLSSEKLRTGRLEKHEWEQLNVKVKALEKAPLFIDDTPSLSIFDLRAKARRLASQHKIKLIVIDYLQLMTAGGSQKGGNREQEISTISRNLKALAKELNVPVIALSQLSRAVETRGGSKRPILSDLRESGAIEQDADIVSFIYRPEYYKIDEWDDEERTPTQGQAEFIVAKHRNGGLDNIRLKFIGALGKFDNLDDFDSPFEFQSKMNADEENPFATPNLPSTDEAFGSAMNDGDPDDNDVPF, encoded by the coding sequence ATGGATAAACCTAACCCCGTTATTGGTCATAAAGTTGATAAGTCAACACTTATAAATTTGGAGCGAGGAAAAATACCACCTCAAGCTGTTGATTTAGAGGAAGTTGTGCTTGGAGCTATGATGATTGATAAAAAGGGAGTGGATGAAGTAATAGATATCTTACATCCTGATGTTTTCTACAAGGAAGCCCATCGGTTTATTTATGAAGCTATCTTTAAATTGTTCGAGTCATCGGAACCTGTGGATTTATTAACCGTTTCGTCGCAATTAAAGAAAGACTCACGTCTGGAAGCGGCAGGTGGTGATTTTTACCTGATAAAGCTTACGCAAAAAGTTGCTTCTTCCGCTCATATTGAGTTTCATGCGCGAATTATATTGCAAAAATATATCCAGCGTAGCCTTATAAAAATATCCAACGAAATTATTGAGGATTCGTATAGCGATGCTACCGATGTTTTTGATTTATTGGATACAGCTGAAGCAAAACTGTACGAAGTCACGCAGGGAAACTTAAAACGTTCTGCAGAAACAGCACAAAACTTGGTGATTCAGGCCAAGAAGAAGATTGAAGAAATTTCCAATAAGGAGGGTATGAGCGGTATACCTTCTGGCTTTGATAAACTGGATAAACTCACTTCTGGCTGGCAACCGAGTGATTTGGTCATTGTAGCTGCAAGACCTGGTATGGGTAAAACGGCATTGACACTTTCAATGGCCAGAAACATAGCGGTTAATTCAGAAATTCCTGTGGCCTTCTTTTCTCTGGAGATGTCATCTGTTCAATTGATAACCCGTTTAATTTCATCGGAAACAGGGCTTTCCTCAGAAAAATTAAGAACAGGGCGGTTGGAGAAACACGAATGGGAACAACTGAACGTAAAGGTCAAGGCACTGGAAAAGGCGCCACTATTTATTGATGATACACCTTCACTTTCAATTTTTGACTTACGGGCCAAGGCAAGGCGATTGGCATCACAGCATAAAATAAAACTGATTGTTATTGATTATTTGCAATTGATGACGGCTGGTGGTAGCCAAAAAGGAGGTAATCGTGAACAAGAAATTTCAACTATATCACGAAACTTAAAAGCGTTGGCCAAGGAACTTAATGTACCCGTTATCGCACTTTCACAATTGTCACGTGCCGTGGAGACAAGAGGTGGGAGCAAACGTCCGATACTTTCAGATTTAAGGGAATCTGGAGCTATTGAACAAGATGCGGATATTGTATCCTTTATTTATCGTCCGGAATATTACAAAATTGATGAGTGGGACGATGAAGAGCGTACCCCTACACAAGGCCAGGCAGAATTTATAGTGGCCAAGCACCGTAACGGTGGATTGGATAATATTAGGTTAAAGTTTATTGGAGCTCTAGGTAAATTTGATAACTTGGATGACTTTGATTCCCCGTTCGAGTTTCAATCAAAGATGAATGCGGATGAAGAGAATCCCTTTGCAACACCAAATCTTCCCAGTACGGACGAAGCTTTTGGTAGTGCAATGAACGATGGAGACCCAGATGACAATGACGTACCTTTTTAG